Proteins from a single region of Choloepus didactylus isolate mChoDid1 chromosome 10, mChoDid1.pri, whole genome shotgun sequence:
- the GBGT1 gene encoding globoside alpha-1,3-N-acetylgalactosaminyltransferase 1 isoform X1, whose protein sequence is MRCGRLGLGLGFCLLAGVGLCILWMYVENLLPVSYVPYYLPCPEIFNMKLQYKGEKPFQSLAQSQYPQPKLLEQRPTELLTLTPWLAPIVSEGTFNPELLQHMYQPLNLTIGLTVFAVGKYTCFVQRFLESAEEFFMQGYQVHYYIFTDNPVAIPHVPLSPSRLLSIIPIQGYSHWEEISTRRMETISQHIATRAHREVDYLFCLDVDMVFRNPWGAETLGDLVAAIHPGYYAVSRQQFPYERRHVSTAFVADSEGDFYYGGAVFGGRVASVYEFTRGCHMAILADKANGIMAAWQEESHLNRRFISHKPSKVLSPEYIWDDKKPQPPSLKLIRFSTLDKDTYWLRS, encoded by the exons ATGCGGTGCGGGAGACTGGGTCTGGGCTTGGGGTTCTGCCTGCTGGCAGGCGTGGGCCTCTGTATCCTGTG GATGTATGTTGAGAACCTACTTCCGGTCTCCTATGTCCCCTATTACCTCCCCTGCCCAGAGATCTT CAACATGAAGCTGCAGTACAAGGGGGAGAAGCCATTCCAGTCCCTGGCACA GTCACAGTACCCTCAGCCCAAGTTGCTGGAGCAGAG GCCCACGGAGCTGCTAACGCTCACACCCTGGTTGGCACCGATTGTCTCAGAGGGAACCTTCAACCCGGAGCTTCTGCAGCACATGTATCAGCCGCTGAACCTGACCATTGGGCTCACAGTGTTTGCTGTTGGGAA GTACACCTGCTTCGTCCAGCGCTTTCTGGAGTCTGCCGAGGAGTTCTTCATGCAGGGTTACCAAGTGCACTACTACATCTTCACCGATAACCCTGTGGCCATTCCCCACGTCCCCCTGAGCCCCAGCCGGCTCCTCAGTATCATCCCCATCCAGGGTTACTCTCATTGGGAGGAGATCTCCACACGCAGGATGGAGACTATCAGCCAGCACATTGCCACGAGGGCACACCGGGAAGTGGACTACCTCTTCTGCCTTGATGTGGACATGGTGTTCCGGAACCCCTGGGGCGCTGAGACCTTGGGGGACTTGGTGGCTGCCATTCATCCTGGCTACTATGCTGTGTCCCGCCAGCAGTTCCCCTACGAGCGCAGGCATGTTTCCACTGCCTTTGTGGCAGACAGCGAGGGGGACTTCTATTATGGTGGGGCGGTATTTGGAGGTCGCGTGGCCAGTGTGTACGAGTTTACCAGGGGCTGCCACATGGCCATCCTAGCAGACAAGGCCAATGGCATCATGGCAGCCTGGCAGGAAGAGAGCCACCTGAACCGCCGTTTCATCTCACACAAGCCCTCCAAGGTGCTGTCTCCCGAGTATATCTGGGATGATAAGAAACCTCAGCCTCCCAGCCTGAAGCTGATCCGCTTTTCCACACTGGATAAAGATACCTATTGGTTGAGGAGCTGA
- the GBGT1 gene encoding globoside alpha-1,3-N-acetylgalactosaminyltransferase 1 isoform X2, translated as MKLQYKGEKPFQSLAQSQYPQPKLLEQRPTELLTLTPWLAPIVSEGTFNPELLQHMYQPLNLTIGLTVFAVGKYTCFVQRFLESAEEFFMQGYQVHYYIFTDNPVAIPHVPLSPSRLLSIIPIQGYSHWEEISTRRMETISQHIATRAHREVDYLFCLDVDMVFRNPWGAETLGDLVAAIHPGYYAVSRQQFPYERRHVSTAFVADSEGDFYYGGAVFGGRVASVYEFTRGCHMAILADKANGIMAAWQEESHLNRRFISHKPSKVLSPEYIWDDKKPQPPSLKLIRFSTLDKDTYWLRS; from the exons ATGAAGCTGCAGTACAAGGGGGAGAAGCCATTCCAGTCCCTGGCACA GTCACAGTACCCTCAGCCCAAGTTGCTGGAGCAGAG GCCCACGGAGCTGCTAACGCTCACACCCTGGTTGGCACCGATTGTCTCAGAGGGAACCTTCAACCCGGAGCTTCTGCAGCACATGTATCAGCCGCTGAACCTGACCATTGGGCTCACAGTGTTTGCTGTTGGGAA GTACACCTGCTTCGTCCAGCGCTTTCTGGAGTCTGCCGAGGAGTTCTTCATGCAGGGTTACCAAGTGCACTACTACATCTTCACCGATAACCCTGTGGCCATTCCCCACGTCCCCCTGAGCCCCAGCCGGCTCCTCAGTATCATCCCCATCCAGGGTTACTCTCATTGGGAGGAGATCTCCACACGCAGGATGGAGACTATCAGCCAGCACATTGCCACGAGGGCACACCGGGAAGTGGACTACCTCTTCTGCCTTGATGTGGACATGGTGTTCCGGAACCCCTGGGGCGCTGAGACCTTGGGGGACTTGGTGGCTGCCATTCATCCTGGCTACTATGCTGTGTCCCGCCAGCAGTTCCCCTACGAGCGCAGGCATGTTTCCACTGCCTTTGTGGCAGACAGCGAGGGGGACTTCTATTATGGTGGGGCGGTATTTGGAGGTCGCGTGGCCAGTGTGTACGAGTTTACCAGGGGCTGCCACATGGCCATCCTAGCAGACAAGGCCAATGGCATCATGGCAGCCTGGCAGGAAGAGAGCCACCTGAACCGCCGTTTCATCTCACACAAGCCCTCCAAGGTGCTGTCTCCCGAGTATATCTGGGATGATAAGAAACCTCAGCCTCCCAGCCTGAAGCTGATCCGCTTTTCCACACTGGATAAAGATACCTATTGGTTGAGGAGCTGA